The Geoalkalibacter sp. genome includes the window AAGTGGTCTGGTTCTGGCGAAAGTTCTCGGTGGTGACATCGGGCGTCACGACCAGGACTCCGCCAGGCCGCAGATGGCGATAAGCACGGGCAAAGGTGGCGGCCAGATCAGTGCGGCAAACCAGATGCGATACGCCGTCCTCGAGCAAAATCGCGTCAAAGAGGGTATCCAGGGAAAAGGTGCGCATGTCGGCCTGGACAAAGGCGCATTCTGGATTGAGGGCGGCGGCCTGCCGGAGCATGGTGGGGCTTAGGTCGAGACCGGTGGCGGAAAAGTGCTTTTTCAGGGTATGGAGATTTTTGCCCCCACCGCACGCCAGTGACAGCAGCGAGGTCGCGGGCGGCGCGGCATGAGTCGCGATAAGCCGTGCGACATGCGCGGCGTAATGCGCGTACTCGGTTTCATGATCGCCCCACAGGGGCCAGAGCCAGGCCAAATCGCTATAGAGGCGGATGGTGTCCTGGGAGTCGGGGAGTTTCAGGCGGGATTCCTTTCTATGACAAAAACGCGCCTGTAAGCCGAAATCGAAGCCTATACTTGGATATTTCCACAATAAATTTGGACTTTAAGGCTGGCCTTGCACCTTGACCCTCCCAAATTGGGTGCCACACCGGGAGTTGCCCCGGCAACCAACCGTTAGGATGTCGTTCAAGTTGTAATTACGAACTTTATGACAGACTTTTCGTCCGCCCTCATTTTGAACTACCGAGAATTCCTCGGTAGTTCCACAATTGGCGGCTTCCTATTCAAGCCTTGCAGCCGTTGCCGCGACATGCCCAGCGAGCGCCGTCACGAATGTTTTCAAACTTGCCATGGACGAAAGACTGGTGAAATCGCCAGAACCTGCCGCGCTCCGCTCTGCGGTGACAACCGTGGCTGTCGTGTATAGCTGCTCCTGTACCAGACGCTGACAGAGCAGGTCGTAACGCTTGAGGTACGACGCGCCTTTAAACTCTCCGAACACTGGAAAATGTGGCGAAAAATCACGCACGGGCCTGCGCGACTCCGGCGCATCCTCGACCATCATCAGCCAACCGACAAAAGGCCGCGGCTGTTTGCCGAAAGCCCCTTCACGGAAGGCCGTCCAGA containing:
- a CDS encoding class I SAM-dependent methyltransferase, which encodes MAWLWPLWGDHETEYAHYAAHVARLIATHAAPPATSLLSLACGGGKNLHTLKKHFSATGLDLSPTMLRQAAALNPECAFVQADMRTFSLDTLFDAILLEDGVSHLVCRTDLAATFARAYRHLRPGGVLVVTPDVTTENFRQNQTTCAEAVARLKPAGVDVCFIENLYDPDPADEHYEATILYLIRERGRLRIETDRWTLGLFPLAVWKQLLSDAGFVVHEHVYAQDGAQYLSLACVK